A window of the Gossypium hirsutum isolate 1008001.06 chromosome A05, Gossypium_hirsutum_v2.1, whole genome shotgun sequence genome harbors these coding sequences:
- the LOC121229510 gene encoding ADP-ribosylation factor 1 isoform X2, whose amino-acid sequence MPRHRRLRPLRLGPYSIFFNYYFDHLPTDRLQMGEVVSRIPTIGFNVETVQYNNIKFQVWDLGGQTSIRYLFLSYVFSRKHPNTFGTGPWWCN is encoded by the exons ATGCCTCGCCATCGACGCCTTCGCCCTCTCAGGTTAGGGccatattctattttttttaattattattttgatcatCTTCCAACAGATCGGCTTCAGATGGGTGAGGTAGTCTCTAGAATTCCAA CGATTGGGTTTAATGTAGAAACTGTACAATACAACAACATCAAGTTTCAAGTATGGGATTTAG GTGGTCAGACAAGCATCAGGTACTTGTTTTTAAGCTATGTGTTCTCAAGGAAACATCCCAATACTTTTGGTACAG GGCCCTGGTGGTGCAACTAG
- the LOC121229510 gene encoding casein kinase 1-like protein 2 isoform X1: MCSQGNIPILLVQGPGGATSSDLPPAGAIADSQSGEETRPSGWSSVDPTRRRHFGLIANSRSLAKQKGPVANDLSATKDPMVIISIILYFVFEL; the protein is encoded by the exons ATGTGTTCTCAAGGAAACATCCCAATACTTTTGGTACAG GGCCCTGGTGGTGCAACTAGCTCTGACTTACCTCCTGCAGGTGCAATTGCTGATAGTCAGTCAG GTGAAGAGACCAGACCTTCTGGTTGGTCTTCAGTAGATCCTACACGTAGgagacattttggcctgattgcAAATTCTAGAAGTTTAGCTAAACAAAAAGGTCCAGTAGCTAATGATCTTTCTGCTACTAAAGATCCTATGGTGATAATTagtattattttgtattttgtatttgagctatgA